The following are encoded together in the Streptomyces rapamycinicus NRRL 5491 genome:
- a CDS encoding HGxxPAAW family protein, giving the protein MAGHDHGHTPAAWTGVTIAFIGFCVAGAFTVAANPLGFWAGMVIIALGGVVGAAMRAAGLGMPKTQHPPQPQPAAQPQPAAQSQPAAQSQAQTQS; this is encoded by the coding sequence ATGGCGGGTCACGACCACGGACACACCCCGGCCGCCTGGACCGGTGTCACCATCGCCTTCATCGGCTTCTGCGTCGCCGGCGCGTTCACCGTGGCGGCCAACCCGCTCGGCTTCTGGGCGGGCATGGTGATCATCGCCCTCGGCGGTGTCGTCGGCGCGGCGATGCGCGCGGCCGGGCTGGGCATGCCCAAGACGCAGCACCCGCCGCAGCCGCAGCCCGCGGCGCAGCCGCAGCCCGCGGCGCAGTCGCAGCCCGCGGCGCAGTCGCAGGCGCAGACCCAGAGCTGA
- a CDS encoding DUF2752 domain-containing protein yields MTEPPPTALAPLVRRLTAPLGVLAGVLAAFGYVGAVDPREPGHYPVCPLLRLTGLYCPGCGGLRGAHALAHGDLAAALRDNALAVGCYAAFAVCWAVWCVRGRFPAPRLWHAGALGVVALVFTIVRNFPFGGLLVP; encoded by the coding sequence GTGACCGAACCACCGCCGACCGCCCTCGCCCCGCTGGTGCGGCGCCTGACCGCCCCGTTGGGTGTGCTCGCGGGCGTTCTCGCCGCCTTCGGCTACGTCGGCGCCGTGGACCCCCGGGAGCCCGGCCACTACCCCGTCTGCCCGCTGCTGCGGCTCACCGGGCTGTACTGCCCCGGCTGCGGCGGGCTGCGCGGCGCCCATGCCCTGGCCCATGGCGACCTGGCGGCCGCGTTGCGGGACAACGCCCTCGCCGTCGGCTGTTACGCGGCCTTCGCCGTCTGCTGGGCGGTCTGGTGCGTACGCGGACGCTTCCCGGCGCCGCGGCTGTGGCACGCGGGGGCGCTCGGCGTGGTGGCCCTGGTCTTCACAATCGTCCGGAATTTCCCGTTCGGGGGACTACTGGTGCCGTGA
- a CDS encoding TIGR02234 family membrane protein, which yields MTAAAVPQPRAEHEPSAPVARGRRSSLAIALLAGALGAALVLLATSRKWAEGTASVAQGSLSQSANGDDITGLPGALAVVGLAALVAVFAVRRLGRAVVAALLALCGAGIVISSAVGASDKAALEEKASKVSGLTHSPIHDVAYTPWPWVAAAGGVLLLLAGVLALGYGRHWPAMSGRYERAGTAGTPARSRTRRGAAASDPDRPEELWKALDRGEDPTEAPAAPTTPARREAERGA from the coding sequence ACCCCAGCCCAGGGCCGAGCACGAGCCCTCCGCCCCCGTCGCGCGCGGCCGCCGAAGCAGCCTTGCCATCGCCCTGCTCGCCGGTGCGCTCGGCGCCGCCCTGGTCCTGCTGGCCACCAGCCGCAAATGGGCCGAGGGCACCGCCTCCGTCGCCCAGGGATCCCTCTCGCAGAGCGCCAACGGCGATGACATCACCGGACTCCCCGGTGCCCTCGCGGTCGTCGGCCTGGCCGCGCTGGTCGCGGTCTTCGCCGTACGCCGCCTGGGCCGTGCCGTCGTCGCGGCGCTGCTGGCCCTCTGCGGCGCGGGCATCGTGATCAGCTCCGCCGTCGGCGCGTCCGACAAGGCGGCGCTGGAGGAGAAGGCGTCCAAGGTGAGCGGGCTGACCCACAGCCCCATCCACGACGTGGCGTACACCCCCTGGCCGTGGGTCGCCGCGGCGGGCGGGGTGCTGCTGCTGCTCGCGGGCGTGCTCGCGCTGGGTTACGGCCGTCACTGGCCCGCCATGTCCGGTCGGTACGAGCGCGCGGGCACCGCGGGCACCCCGGCCCGGAGCCGCACCCGGCGCGGTGCCGCCGCCTCCGATCCGGACCGCCCCGAGGAGCTGTGGAAGGCCCTGGACCGCGGCGAGGACCCGACGGAGGCCCCGGCAGCCCCGACGACCCCGGCGCGGCGGGAGGCCGAGCGCGGCGCCTAG